One genomic window of Conger conger chromosome 7, fConCon1.1, whole genome shotgun sequence includes the following:
- the ywhae1 gene encoding tyrosine 3-monooxygenase/tryptophan 5-monooxygenase activation protein, epsilon polypeptide 1 isoform X1 has translation MSEDRDILVYQAKLAEQAERYDEMVESMKKVAGMDVELTVEERNLLSVAYKNVIGARRASWRIISSIEQKEESKGGEEKLRMIREYRQTVETELKKICGDILDVLDKHLIPSATSGESKVFYYKMKGDYHRYLAEFATGNDRKEAAENSLVAYKAASDIAMIELPPTHPIRLGLALNFSVFYYEILNSPDRACRLAKAAFDDAIAELDTLSEESYKDSTLIMQLLRDNLTLWTSDMQGDGEEQNKEALQDAEDENQ, from the exons ATGTCAGAAGATCGAGACATCTTAGTATATCAGGCCAAACTTGCCGAGCAAGCTGAGAGATATGACG AAATGGTGGAGTCCATGAAGAAGGTGGCAGGCATGGACGTGGAGCTCACGGTGGAGGAGAGAAACCTGCTGTCCGTGGCCTACAAGAACGTGATCGGCGCCAGGAGAGCGTCCTGGAGGATAATCAGCAGTATTGAACAGAAGGAGGAGAGCAAGGGCGGGGAGGAGAAATTACGGATGATCCGGGAATATAGGCAAACG GTTGAGACTGAACTGAAAAAGATCTGTGGTGACATTCTGGATGTACTGGACAAGCATCTCATTCCATCTGCAACCTCGGGAGAATCCAAGGTTTTCTACTACAAAAT GAAAGGTGATTATCACAGGTATCTGGCAGAGTTCGCCACAGGGAACGACAGGAAGGAGGCGGCAGAGAACAGCTTGGTAGCCTACAAAGCTGCGAGCGACATCGCCATGATCGAACTCCCACCCACACATCCCATCCGCTTAGGTCTTGCACTGAACTTCTCCGTATTTTATTATGAAATCCTCAATTCCCCTGACCGTGCGTGCAG GTTGGCGAAGGCAGCATTTGACGATGCCATTGCAGAACTGGACACGTTGAGTGAAGAAAGCTACAAGGACTCCACGCTCATCATGCAGTTGTTACGCGACAACCTGACACTATGGACTTCAGACATGCAGGGAGATG GTGAAGAACAGAATAAAGAAGCACTGCAAGATGCAGAGGATGAAAACCAGTGA
- the ywhae1 gene encoding tyrosine 3-monooxygenase/tryptophan 5-monooxygenase activation protein, epsilon polypeptide 1 isoform X2, which produces MSEDRDILVYQAKLAEQAERYDEMVESMKKVAGMDVELTVEERNLLSVAYKNVIGARRASWRIISSIEQKEESKGGEEKLRMIREYRQTVETELKKICGDILDVLDKHLIPSATSGESKVFYYKMKGDYHRYLAEFATGNDRKEAAENSLVAYKAASDIAMIELPPTHPIRLGLALNFSVFYYEILNSPDRACRLAKAAFDDAIAELDTLSEESYKDSTLIMQLLRDNLTLWTSDMQGDDS; this is translated from the exons ATGTCAGAAGATCGAGACATCTTAGTATATCAGGCCAAACTTGCCGAGCAAGCTGAGAGATATGACG AAATGGTGGAGTCCATGAAGAAGGTGGCAGGCATGGACGTGGAGCTCACGGTGGAGGAGAGAAACCTGCTGTCCGTGGCCTACAAGAACGTGATCGGCGCCAGGAGAGCGTCCTGGAGGATAATCAGCAGTATTGAACAGAAGGAGGAGAGCAAGGGCGGGGAGGAGAAATTACGGATGATCCGGGAATATAGGCAAACG GTTGAGACTGAACTGAAAAAGATCTGTGGTGACATTCTGGATGTACTGGACAAGCATCTCATTCCATCTGCAACCTCGGGAGAATCCAAGGTTTTCTACTACAAAAT GAAAGGTGATTATCACAGGTATCTGGCAGAGTTCGCCACAGGGAACGACAGGAAGGAGGCGGCAGAGAACAGCTTGGTAGCCTACAAAGCTGCGAGCGACATCGCCATGATCGAACTCCCACCCACACATCCCATCCGCTTAGGTCTTGCACTGAACTTCTCCGTATTTTATTATGAAATCCTCAATTCCCCTGACCGTGCGTGCAG GTTGGCGAAGGCAGCATTTGACGATGCCATTGCAGAACTGGACACGTTGAGTGAAGAAAGCTACAAGGACTCCACGCTCATCATGCAGTTGTTACGCGACAACCTGACACTATGGACTTCAGACATGCAGGGAGATG ATTCCTAA